The Silvanigrella paludirubra genome contains a region encoding:
- the ccoN gene encoding cytochrome-c oxidase, cbb3-type subunit I, with protein MTLEKFRYDDDIVKKFIAATMIWAIVGMLVGVIIAIQLFYRPFNFDLPWLTFGRLRPLHTNAVIFAFCLNGVFAGIYHSSQRLLKTRMYSDILSRIHFWGWQLIIVLAAVTLPLGLSTSKEYAELEWPIAILIALIWVIFAINYFLTIAVRREKILYVSIWFYIATIISVALLHIVNHISLPVSFIKSYSVFSGVRDALVQWWYGHNAVAFVLTTPFLGLGYYYVPKLVNRPIYSYRLSIIHFWSLIFIYMWAGPHHLQYTALPEWIQSLGVVFSVMLIAPSWGGAINFILTIKSAWNEVKSNPSTKFLLAGAIFYLCATLEGPILSFKSVNRVLHYTDWIIGHVHVGALGWNGYILFAMLYWLVPNLYKTELYSKKLANLHFWISLIGILVYVIPMYIAGLMLGLMRESVTDGVLTYPNFMEIMDKFIPYYFFRAIGGTLYLLGTVVGAFVIYKTIKIAGKVPDTLAEANSFSKIEHNKTSFGSVQKAAENLGLVMGMLTLIAVSIGGIVQILPILINHSTEEKIATLKPYTPLEIEGRDIYIREGCNNCHSQMIRTFKEEEMRYGPYSRAGEFEYDFPHLWGSKTTGPDLQKLGKKYGDIWHYKHMEDPLSMTPKSTMPKYDWLLRDKLDTSYTSDKIKVMAKLGVPYSNEDIENANENLKKQAEKIASGIQEQGVNVDKSSEIIALISYLQRLGIDGREAVDAQKKNDGEKK; from the coding sequence ATGACATTGGAAAAGTTTCGATACGATGATGATATAGTCAAAAAGTTTATTGCAGCTACAATGATATGGGCCATTGTAGGTATGCTAGTTGGAGTAATTATAGCAATCCAATTATTTTACAGACCATTTAATTTTGATCTCCCTTGGCTAACGTTTGGCCGCTTAAGACCTTTGCATACCAATGCGGTTATTTTTGCATTTTGTTTAAATGGTGTATTTGCAGGTATTTATCATTCTTCTCAGCGTTTACTTAAAACAAGAATGTACAGTGATATATTGTCTCGTATTCATTTTTGGGGGTGGCAGCTTATAATCGTTTTAGCTGCTGTTACTTTGCCTTTGGGACTTTCTACATCAAAAGAATACGCAGAATTAGAATGGCCAATTGCAATTTTAATTGCACTAATATGGGTAATTTTTGCTATCAACTATTTTTTGACGATTGCAGTTAGAAGAGAAAAAATATTATATGTTTCCATTTGGTTCTATATAGCAACGATTATTTCTGTAGCACTTTTACATATTGTAAATCATATTTCATTACCTGTTTCATTTATAAAAAGTTATAGTGTTTTTTCTGGTGTTCGTGATGCTTTGGTTCAATGGTGGTATGGTCATAACGCGGTTGCTTTTGTTTTAACAACGCCCTTTTTAGGACTGGGCTACTATTATGTACCTAAGCTTGTAAACAGACCTATTTACTCATACAGATTATCAATTATACATTTTTGGTCTTTAATTTTTATTTATATGTGGGCTGGACCTCACCATCTTCAATATACAGCTCTACCTGAATGGATCCAATCTCTTGGTGTTGTCTTTTCCGTTATGCTTATTGCCCCATCTTGGGGAGGGGCTATTAACTTTATTTTAACAATTAAATCTGCTTGGAATGAAGTAAAAAGTAATCCTTCTACTAAGTTTTTACTAGCAGGGGCCATATTTTATTTATGTGCAACATTAGAAGGTCCTATTTTATCTTTTAAAAGTGTAAATAGAGTTTTGCATTATACTGATTGGATTATTGGTCATGTTCATGTTGGTGCTCTAGGTTGGAATGGTTATATTTTATTTGCAATGTTATATTGGTTAGTTCCAAATCTATATAAGACTGAATTATATAGTAAAAAATTAGCAAATTTACATTTTTGGATTTCATTAATTGGTATATTAGTTTATGTTATTCCAATGTATATTGCTGGATTAATGTTAGGATTAATGCGTGAAAGTGTAACTGATGGAGTTCTTACCTATCCTAATTTTATGGAAATAATGGATAAATTTATTCCTTATTACTTTTTTAGAGCAATAGGTGGTACATTATATTTACTCGGAACTGTTGTTGGCGCATTTGTTATTTATAAAACAATTAAAATTGCAGGTAAAGTACCAGATACTCTTGCAGAAGCGAATTCTTTTTCTAAAATAGAACATAATAAAACTTCATTTGGCTCTGTTCAAAAAGCAGCTGAAAATCTTGGCCTTGTTATGGGAATGTTAACTCTAATTGCCGTTTCTATTGGTGGTATTGTTCAGATTCTTCCTATTTTAATAAATCACTCTACAGAAGAAAAAATTGCAACCTTAAAACCTTATACACCTTTAGAAATTGAAGGACGTGATATTTACATACGTGAAGGATGTAACAACTGTCACTCACAAATGATCCGTACCTTTAAAGAAGAAGAAATGCGCTATGGACCCTACTCAAGAGCAGGAGAATTTGAATATGATTTTCCTCATCTTTGGGGTTCAAAAACGACAGGACCTGATCTTCAAAAACTTGGTAAAAAATATGGAGATATTTGGCATTATAAACATATGGAAGATCCTTTAAGTATGACGCCAAAAAGCACAATGCCAAAGTATGATTGGTTACTTAGGGACAAACTTGATACTTCATATACCAGCGATAAAATTAAAGTGATGGCAAAATTAGGGGTACCTTATTCCAATGAAGATATAGAAAACGCTAATGAAAATTTAAAGAAACAAGCTGAAAAAATAGCGAGTGGTATTCAAGAGCAAGGAGTTAATGTAGATAAGTCTTCTGAAATAATTGCTCTAATTTCTTACTTACAAAGACTAGGTATTGATGGGCGCGAGGCTGTTGATGCTCAAAAAAAGAATGATGGAGAAAAGAAATGA
- a CDS encoding M16 family metallopeptidase yields MPIKKCLIINLVSFILEMISFNSVFAKQFDPLYKMDKENLIFPESASKATLYSYSNGLKLIVIPEFKSSFTTMHFMIDAGSNRETKNLAGLSHFFEHMVFRKSKNTPEGNFDKIIKAVGGKSNAFTYNGFVTYFFDFPASALDIMLKSSSHMIQNVELKEPYFSIEKGAILSERRQKIDNNPDNKFEEKLNEFSEKDFISLFGTEETINNFKISDAENFFDNYYTPSNTLIIIGGPFKPEFIAEKISRNFSSWKKKDDIPHAIVSFDSFIKEKSKLIKCVDSSITSDYFEMIYPSNQISLKDYTYFEILSHILYNDSKDSFFDELYNSYYSNYFSFSKNIHYQKNNIGSYYLKFYMDKNKIENDIVNLFDKYIKNISKEKITEREKRKLIDSYIKSNALSSEKISNLVEYVKLNQFFYNDFSIYFEKLKLIENLNYNDFSKWIDETFINNKRYYKLAKKSENESFNCKILDWKN; encoded by the coding sequence ATGCCAATTAAAAAGTGTTTAATCATAAATTTAGTCTCATTTATATTAGAAATGATTTCATTTAACTCTGTTTTTGCAAAACAATTTGATCCATTATATAAAATGGATAAAGAAAATTTAATTTTCCCGGAATCCGCATCTAAAGCAACGCTTTATTCATATTCAAATGGTTTAAAACTAATAGTAATACCTGAATTTAAAAGTTCTTTTACAACTATGCATTTTATGATTGACGCTGGAAGCAACAGAGAAACAAAAAACTTGGCGGGATTATCACATTTTTTTGAGCATATGGTTTTTCGAAAATCCAAAAATACTCCCGAAGGAAATTTTGATAAAATCATAAAAGCAGTAGGCGGTAAATCGAATGCTTTTACTTACAATGGATTTGTTACCTATTTTTTTGATTTTCCTGCATCTGCACTTGATATTATGCTTAAATCTTCATCGCATATGATTCAAAATGTGGAATTAAAAGAACCTTATTTTTCTATTGAAAAAGGAGCAATTTTATCAGAGAGAAGACAAAAAATTGATAATAACCCAGATAATAAATTTGAAGAAAAACTAAACGAATTCTCAGAAAAAGATTTTATTTCTTTATTTGGAACAGAAGAAACAATAAACAACTTTAAAATATCTGATGCTGAAAACTTTTTTGATAATTATTATACTCCATCAAATACATTGATTATCATTGGAGGTCCTTTTAAACCAGAGTTCATAGCTGAAAAAATCAGCAGAAATTTTAGTAGCTGGAAAAAAAAGGATGATATACCACATGCTATAGTAAGTTTTGATTCTTTTATAAAAGAAAAATCTAAACTGATTAAATGTGTAGATTCAAGCATTACTTCAGATTATTTTGAAATGATATATCCTTCAAATCAAATATCTTTAAAAGATTACACGTATTTTGAAATTCTTAGTCATATTTTATACAACGATTCAAAAGATTCTTTTTTTGATGAGTTATATAATTCATATTATTCAAACTATTTTTCATTTTCTAAGAATATTCATTATCAAAAAAATAATATTGGAAGTTATTATTTAAAATTTTATATGGATAAAAACAAAATAGAAAATGATATAGTAAATTTATTTGATAAATATATAAAAAATATTTCAAAAGAAAAAATAACAGAGAGAGAAAAAAGAAAATTAATTGATTCTTATATAAAATCTAATGCTTTATCAAGCGAAAAAATATCAAATTTAGTTGAATATGTTAAATTAAATCAGTTTTTTTATAATGATTTTTCAATTTATTTTGAAAAATTGAAATTAATCGAGAACTTAAATTACAATGATTTTTCTAAATGGATAGATGAAACTTTTATAAATAATAAAAGATATTATAAATTAGCTAAAAAATCAGAAAATGAAAGTTTCAATTGCAAAATATTAGATTGGAAAAATTGA
- a CDS encoding insulinase family protein: protein MKYKLFYFIKFILLLLIIKNNESFPKEIDLNLITKSPIKLDWKNEKWEEIDFIKESNINKASLFTSELKESPLFYISIIFNGGKYTVSKEKNSSLDAMIKIFYWNIIHNKHPICISGGSDNLDVTFEYNNNGQPVLQIIGLKQYLDNSLQFLNCLIKNPIYDNESIKEWKKQKIDFLKEYLNANSHQNQFNIIRDESYNLAFNKYFEDLNLKYFSNITNKNILILHNEIMQSNGLKLIFLGDLSSKNITIIKKFINKIPLRDSNYLKWNPENPKNIYSNKIKAKIIIKEDMTQSNIVLNYFYPNSKNLNTLDRNKMDIISEVFYSESIGMDRFTKALRRDSGFSYSPYAYYNENIFFKKSEGTVFSMEFESPNDKISNTVPISIDTFNNYIQNGMTSDELNTSRNSIINQEMTKEYSILKTFYSLSNSIGDNLIPNVDPTEYIAFIDSQNNLKEINNLLKTTFSEPSIPVLVIIGNPSNSEIEKLKKDDRFEIIDIIKLDEYKNKILKLYNIN from the coding sequence ATGAAATATAAATTATTTTATTTTATAAAATTTATATTATTACTTTTAATAATAAAAAATAACGAATCATTTCCAAAAGAAATAGATTTAAATTTAATTACAAAGTCACCAATTAAACTGGATTGGAAAAATGAAAAATGGGAAGAAATCGATTTTATAAAAGAATCTAACATAAACAAAGCTTCACTTTTTACCTCGGAATTAAAGGAATCGCCTCTATTTTATATTTCAATTATTTTTAATGGTGGAAAATATACTGTTTCCAAAGAAAAAAATAGCTCATTAGATGCCATGATTAAAATTTTTTATTGGAATATTATTCACAATAAACACCCTATTTGTATAAGCGGAGGAAGCGATAATTTAGATGTAACATTTGAATATAATAATAATGGCCAACCAGTATTGCAAATTATAGGATTAAAACAATATCTAGATAATAGCCTTCAATTTTTGAATTGTCTGATTAAAAATCCTATTTATGATAATGAATCAATTAAAGAATGGAAAAAACAAAAAATAGACTTTTTAAAAGAATATTTAAATGCAAACTCTCACCAAAATCAATTTAATATAATACGTGATGAAAGCTATAATTTGGCATTTAATAAATACTTTGAAGACCTTAATTTGAAATATTTTTCAAATATAACTAATAAAAATATTTTAATTTTACACAACGAAATTATGCAATCAAATGGATTGAAGCTTATTTTTCTTGGAGATTTATCTAGTAAAAATATTACAATAATAAAAAAATTTATAAATAAAATCCCTTTAAGAGACTCAAATTACTTAAAATGGAATCCAGAAAATCCAAAAAATATTTATAGTAATAAAATAAAAGCAAAAATCATTATAAAAGAAGATATGACTCAAAGTAATATTGTATTAAATTATTTTTATCCAAACTCTAAAAATTTAAATACTTTAGATAGAAATAAAATGGATATTATTTCAGAAGTTTTTTATTCAGAATCCATAGGCATGGACAGATTTACGAAAGCTTTAAGACGTGACTCCGGTTTTAGTTATTCACCATATGCATATTATAATGAAAATATATTTTTTAAAAAATCAGAAGGCACAGTTTTTTCTATGGAATTCGAAAGTCCAAATGATAAAATATCAAATACTGTCCCAATTTCAATTGATACTTTTAATAATTACATTCAAAACGGTATGACTTCTGATGAACTAAATACTTCAAGAAACTCAATAATAAACCAAGAAATGACAAAAGAATATTCCATTTTAAAAACATTTTATTCTTTATCAAATAGTATAGGTGATAATCTCATACCAAATGTGGATCCTACAGAATATATTGCTTTCATCGATAGTCAAAATAATTTAAAAGAGATCAACAACCTTCTTAAGACCACGTTTTCAGAACCTTCTAT